A genomic segment from Spinacia oleracea cultivar Varoflay chromosome 3, BTI_SOV_V1, whole genome shotgun sequence encodes:
- the LOC110792403 gene encoding uncharacterized protein, with protein MTDILATPLSIVSKDEDYIRWKESKDGKFIIKTSYSLLLKSECADIYQSSTVSWKLMWKIRAPFKYRMLMWNCVHEILPVAASLSQYIDTIYAQCSRCSSAPETHLHLFRDCWESSILWSYIFKRVKNAKEVHLNSFFRLDWTGWINYNLSLSMDWKVVFIVAIWHIWKARNREVFDLKMIKPFSVYNTFYVNYMDTNTIMQAKAAGNWLQKSPTWKPPAAWFIDGSWKERDEA; from the coding sequence ATGACTGACATCTTAGCTACTCCTTTGTCCATTGTTTCGAAAGATGAGGATTATATTAGATGGAAAGAATCAAAAGATGGTAAATTTATTATCAAAACTTCTTATTCTCTTCTTCTTAAGTCAGAATGTGCTGATATTTATCAATCTAGTACTGTTTCTTGGAAATTAATGTGGAAAATTCGTGCTCCTTTTAAGTATAGAATGTTAATGTGGAATTGTGTGCATGAAATATTGCCAGTTGCTGCATCTTTATCTCAGTACATTGATACTATTTATGCCCAATGCTCAAGATGTTCTTCTGCCCCAGAAACTCATTTACATTTATTTCGGGATTGTTGGGAATCAAGTATATTATGGAGTTATATTTTCAAGCGTGTTAAGAATGCTAAAGAGGTTCACTTAAATTCCTTCTTCCGTCTGGACTGGACTGGGTGGATAAATTATAACCTTTCTTTAAGCATGGATTGGAAAGTAGTTTTTATAGTGGCAATTTGGCACATTTGGAAAGCACGAAATAGAGAAGTCTTTGATTTGAAAATGATCAAGCCATTCTCAGTGTATAATACATTCTATGTAAACTATATGGATACTAACACAATCATGCAGGCAAAAGCTGCAGGTAACTGGTTGCAGAAGAGTCCAACCTGGAAGCCACCAGCAGCTTGGTTTATTGATGGCAGTTGGAAGGAGAGGGATGAAGCATGA